TCGGCGCGCGCCGGGCGGCGCTCTTCGGCCTGCTGCTTGACCTTCTCGAGGATTTCGGTCTTGAAGTTCTCGGTCGGCCGGCCGCGGAGGACGGCCAGAACGCTCACGGTGACGGCCTGGTCGGCGGTCTCGTCTCCCAGAAGGACGCGGAGCGCCTGATCCAGGGGGACCTGCTCGGCCAGCTCGCGGACCGCTTCGGGTCGGGCGGCCAGCTCGGCTTCGAGCTTCGCCTCCGTCTCGGCGTCGAGTTCCCCGGCGAGGTAGCGGTCGAAGAGTTCCGCGAGGTTCATGACTTTTCCGCCAGGAGGCGGTCCTCGAGGCATTCGCGAAGCTGACGGCGGAGGCGGCAGAGGGTGGTGCGCACCCACGCGGCGCTCTGGCCGGCGCGCTCGGCGATTTCCTGGGTGGAGAACGAGAGGTGGTAGCGCATCTGAAGGAGCTGCCGGAGGCGCGGAGGGACGCGCTCGAGGCATTTTTCGAGCCCCTCGATTTCGCGCTCGGCGCGCTCGGGGGTTTTGAGAGGCGTGGCCTCGAAGACGCGGCGCTCGGCGTACTTGGCCTGATTGGCCTGCTCCCGGCTGAAACGCTGGATCTCGGCCCGCAGCAGGTTCCAGGCGATCGATTTGATCCAGGCGAAGAAGGAGGTGCCGCGCTGGAACTCGTGAATGTGGTTGTACGCGAAGACGAAGGTCTCGTGGGCGATCTCGTCGATGAGGTGAGGCACGGGGGCGCTCAGGGCGATGACGGCCCGGAGGCGCCGCATGTGGAGGTCCATGAGGCGCCCGAAGGCCTCGAGGTTGCCTTCCTGAACCTGCTGGATGAGGGATTGCTCGTCCATGGGAAGGATCCTCCCGTCGGGTTTCCACTATAAATAACGGGCGCCGACAGGCCCGTTACATCGAGCCTCCCCCGTCCCTCACGCCCGGGCCCCCCGGGGAATCTTCATTCTACACCGCGTCCGCCTCGAAAGGCGCAGGGAATCGGCGCCGGAGCCTTCCCCTCCGCCGGCCGCCGGAACCGAAGGCGGGGTACTTGTAAGTTACAAAGTATAAGCTATAATGGACCGGGACGGCCGACCGTCCCGGATGGAGAGGGGGAACCCATGAACGTCCTTGCCGCCGCGCCGGCGACCCTGCGGCTGCGCAGCGGTCCCTGGGCGGGACAAACCTACGAGCTTCGGGGCGCGCTGCGCATCGGCCGCCATCCCTATAACGACGTGTCGCTTCCCGACCCGGCCGTGTCGCGATACCACTGCTGGATCGTCCGGCGGGACGGGGAATTCTGGATCGAAGATCTGGCCAGCGCCAACGGCACCTTCGTGGACGGCGAGCGCGTCGCCGTTCCGCGGGCGCTGCGCCCCGGCGCCGCGATCCGCGTGGGCGCCACCGAATTCGAGTTCACGGGAGAAGAGGCGTGACCGAGAAGTCGCCCAGGTTCACGCGCACCGCGCGCAGGCGCGCGGCGCTGTCGCCCGGCTGGACCGCGACCGTCCGTCCCAGCCGCGCGACCCCGGGCGACTCGTGGATATGGCCGTGGAGTGAAAGCGGCGGGCCGCGCCGCTCCAGGAACGCGCGCAGCGCCCGGCTGCCGACCGGCGTGCCGTCCCCCAGGCGATCCAGCCCCGTCCCCCAGGGCGGGGTGTGCGCGACGTAGACCGTCTTCGCAGGATCCGAGAGCGCCGCCAGGCGCTCCAGATCCCGGGCGATCGTCCCGAGCGAACGGATCTCGTCGGGCGAGGTCGCGCGCCAGCCGGCCGGGCCGCTCGCCTTCCAGGAACGCGGCACGCGCGCGGGCTCCCAGCCGTCGTCGTCGTACCGGTCGAAGTCCTTCAGGGAGAAGGGGGTGACGGGAACGCAGGCGTAGCCGGCGATCCACAAGCCGTCCAGGAACTCCACCGCGCGCCCATGGATCGGCGTTCCGACCCCGTCCAGGGGCGCCAGAGCGGCCGCCAGATCGTCGTTGCCCGGAATCCAGAAGCAGGGGCGCGACCGGAACTTCGCCGCCAGGTAATCCCGGGCGAAGGCGCGCTGAATTTCCGGAAGCCGTTCGCCGGCCCCGGACGGATGCGGCAGGAGGTCCCCTCCCAGGACGATCGCCTCCGCCGGGAGCGCGAAAAGCTCCTCATACGCCGCGACGTTCCCATGAAGGTCCGTGGCGTAAAGAAGACAGGACATATTTCCCGCCGAAAACCTGTAGTATAGTGTCCACCGTGATCGAATCCGCTCCGGCGATCTCTCACGAGGAACGAAACCGGCGGATCCTGCTGCGAACCCTCTCGCTCGTCAGCCATCTCTACGCCGCCTGGAGCCTCCTGATCGGATTCGCCATCGCCACCGCCCCTCACTCCGGCGGAGAAGGCCTCTACGCGTCGCGCACCTACGGACTCTTCATGATCTTCCACGGCGTGCTTCTGGGGCTGGCCGGGGCAACGCTCTGGAAGCCGCGGCGGGGCGCCTGGATCGCCGTCGCGCTCGCCGCCCTCGGCTCGGCCTTCTTTGCCACCCTCGACGGACTGCGTCACCACTGGCAAAACGTCCTCCTCGACGCCGCCTACCCCGTCCTGGCCGCCGGCGTCTTCGCCCACACCCGCCCTCCGGGCGCCCGTTGACACCGCTCCCCGGCGCGACGAGAATGGCCCTGACGCCATGCGACGATTCCTGCGCGGCCTGACCCTCGGACTGCTGGCGCTGACGCTCGCGCTTCTGGCCGAGTCCTTCCTTCCGCCGCGCGCTCAGATTTCCGTCCGCGCCGCGGCGGCCGCCGTCCGGGGCTATCAGGCCCTGCTCTCGCCGCTCCTGCACAGGGCGGGCGTGCGCTGCCGATATCTGCCCTCCTGCTCCGCCTACGCCCTCGAGGCGCTCGAAGCCTACGGCACGCTTCCGGGAACGGCGCGGACCCTCGGGCGCCTGTCCCGCTGCTCGCCCTGGGGCGGCGTGGGCTACGATCCCGCGGTCGAACCGGGAGCCGGATCTCCGGCCGGCCCGCGCCTCGGAGCGGCCGCGCTGGCGGCGGCGCTCGGAGCCGCGGCCTGGGCCCTGCGCCCCCGGCGCGCCTCGCCCCCCGAGCCCCCTCCCGCCTCATGATCTGGCCGCAGATTCCCGCGGGGGTCGAACCCTGGGTCTATTTCCTCTGCGTCGGCGCCTCCGTCTTCATCGTCGGATTGAGCAAGGCCGGCTTCGGCGGCGGAATCGGAATCGTCGCAATCCCCCTCATGGGCGCGGTCATGCCTCCGCAACACATGCTGGGCGTCATGCTTCCGATCCTCATCGCCGCGGACGCGCTCTCCAACCTCCACCACTTGCGCGCCTACGAGTGGCGGCTTCTGAAGCCGCTCTTCTGGGGCGGGGCGATCGGCGTGGCGACCGGGTCGGCGGCCTTCTGGATGCTGCGGCACTCGAATCCCGCGGGTTTCCAGAAAACGCTGGCGCTCCTCATCGGCGCGATCTGCGCGGCCTTCGTGCTGCTGCAGGCCTGGGGTCTGACGGGCCGCCCCGTGCCGACCCTGCCGTCCCATCCCGCCTCCGGCGTGGGCGTCGGGTGCCTGGCCGGCTTTGTTTCGACCCTCAGCCATTCCGCCGGGCCGATCGTGACGCTCTACCTCCTGCAGGAGAAGGTGGAGAAACGGCGCATCGTCGGAACCCTCGTTTTCTACTTCTTCCTCATCAACCTCTCGAAAGTGCCCACGTTCGTGGCCCTCGGCACGATCAACGCGTCGACGCTGCGGGATTCCGTCTGGCTCGTTCCCCTCATCCCGCTCGGCACGCTGTCGGGCGCGTGGCTCCATCGGCGGGTGCCGGAGAAGCCCTTCGTGATCCTTCTTTACGCGGCGGCCCTGGTGACGGCCGGACACATGATCGGGACGGCGCTGTCCCGGCCCTGAGGGACGCGATTCGGCGCTTGCGCGGGCGGCCCGTCGAAGTAGGATGGAGGGCCTTGCCGATCAAGGAGACGCGCGATGGCGATCTGGACGCTGGCGGCCCTGGCGCTTCAGGCGGAAGCGCCCGGCTTCGTGGACAAGACGATCGATTATAAGGGGACCCCCACCAAGTACGTGATCTACGTTCCCAAGGAATACCGGCCCGGCACGCCGCACCCGGCGATCCTCTTCCTCCACGGCGCCGGCGAGACGGGCACCGACGGCCGCAAGCAGACCACGGTGGGGCTCGGGCCGGCGATCCGCCAGGCGCCGCAGAAGTGGAACTTCATCGTCCTTTTCCCGCAGGCGCCGCCCACGGGAGAGGTCCGGAACCGCTGGATGGTGCACGAAGAGCTTCTCCTGGCGATCCTCGAAGCGGCCCGGAAAGAGTACTCGATCGACGAGACGCGCCTCTACCTGACGGGTCTTTCGATGGGAGGGTTCGGCACATGGAGGCTGGGCGCCAAGCACCCCAAGCTGTTCGCCGCGCTGGCGCCGATCTGCGGCGGGGGCGACCCGTCCGAGGCCGCCGCCCTGAAGGACCTCCCCATCTGGGCCTTCCACGGCGACCAGGACAAGGCGGTTCCGCACGCGCTTTCGGTCCGGATGGTGGAGGCCGTCAAGGCCGCCGGCGGAAACCCCAAGCTCACGATCTATCCGGGCGTAGGGCACAACTCATGGGACAAAGCGTACCGGGAGGAGAACCTTGCGGAATGGTTCCTCCAGCACCGGCGGCCTTGAACGCCGAACGTCCTTATTGACAATGCGCTGCGCCGGGGGATATATTCGGTCCTCGTTCGCCCCGCAGGGCGGCGGACGGTTTCGATGAAAAACCCGCACGTCGGCCGGAGCATGGCGATGCGACGCCCGGGCACGGGCGCGGCGGACCTGTGCCGGGCGGTGAGCCGGTAGTCACCCCCTGTCCGTCGGACGCCCCGGGCCCGGGACGCGACACCGCACGAACCTCCATCCAGTAGGGAGACGACCATGGGGTACGAATTCTCGACGCGCGCCATCCATGCGGGGCAGCCCAACGACGAAACCACCGGGGCGATCAACGTCCCCGTTTATCAGACCTCCACCTTCGGCCAGGAAGCTCCGGGCGTCCACAAGGGATACGTCTACGCCCGCACGGGGAATCCCAGCCGCACGGCCCTCGAGGAATGTCTGGCTTCGCTCGAAGAGGGCGGGAAATTCGGGCTGGCCTTCGCCAGCGGCATGGCCGCCATCAACAACGTCCTCAACCTCCTGCGGACCGGCGACCACGTGGTCACCTGCCAGGACCTCTACGGCGGCGCCTACCGCATCTTCACCAAGCTCTACGAGAAATTCGGCGTGCGCTTCACCTTCGTGGACGCCACGAAGCTCGAAAACATCGAGCGCGCGTTCACCCCGCAGACCAAGCTTCTGTGGCTCGAAACCCCTTCGAACCCGCTTCTGCGGATCATCGACCTGGCGGGGGCGGTCCGGATCGCCAAAGCCCGCCACGCGCTCGTCGTCGTGGACAACACCTTCGCGTCCCCCTATCTCCAGTCGCCCCTCAAGCTCGGGGCCGACATCGCGCTCCACTCCACCACGAAATACATCAACGGCCACTCGGACGTCCTGGGCGGCGCGCTCGTGACGGCGGATCCGGCTCTTCACGAGCAGCTCAAGTTCTACCAGAACGCCGTGGGAGCCGTCCCGGCGCCCTGGGACTGCTACCTCACTCTCCGGGGGGTCAAGACGCTGGCCGTCCGGATGGACCGCCACTGCGCCAACGCCCGCGCGATCGCCGAGTTCCTGGGCCGCCACCCCAAGGTGGCCCGCGTCTACTTCCCCGGCCTTCCGTCCCACCCGGGCCACGACGTCGCCCGGCGCCAGATGAGAGACTTCGGCGCGATGGTCTCCTTCGAGCTCAAGGCGGACGTCGAGGAGGCCAAGCGCTTCACCTCCAACGTCCGGCTCTGGACGCTGGCCGAAAGCCTGGGCGGCGTGAAGTCGCTTCTGTGCCATCCGCCCACGATGACCCACGCGTCGGTCGAACCCGAGGTGCGCCGCCAGGTCGGCATCGCCGACGGGCTCATCCGGCTCTCCGTGGGCCTCGAGGACGTCCGCGACCTGGTCGCCGACCTCGAGCAGGCCCTCGAGAAGGTCAAGACCAGCGCGGCGGTCGGCGTGGCATGAAGGACGTGCGCATCGGGCTCCTGGGCTGCGGCACGGTCGGCCGCGGCCTCGTGGAGCTCATCCGCCGTAACCGCTCCGTGGTCGCCGACCGCACCGGGGTGGCGCTCGAGGTCCGGCGCGTCCTCGTGCGCGACCCGTCCAAGGAACGTCCCGTGGGGCGCGAGCTCGTGACCACCGACGCGGCCGCGATCCTCGAAGCCCCCGACATCGACGTCGTCGTCGAGCTGATGGGGGGCCTGGAGCCCGCCCGGGATTACATCACGCGGGCGATCGAGGCCCGCAAGAACGTCGTCACCGCCAACAAGGCCCTCCTGGCCGTCTCCGGGGCGGAGATCTTCCGGCGCGCCCAGGAACGCCGCGTCCGGATCGGCTTCGAAGCCTCCGTCTGCGGGGGCATCCCCATCATCCGCGCGATTTCGGCCGGACTCGTGGGCAACCGCATCGCGACCCTCGTCGGGATCGTCAACGGAACCTGCAACTACATCCTCACCCGCATGACCGAGGAGGGCTGCACGTTCGACGCCGCCCTCGCGGAGGCGCAGAAGCGGGGCTTCGCGGAGGCGGATCCCACCCTCGACGTCGAGGGACACGACGCCGCGCAGAAGCTCCAGATCCTGGCCGAGATCGCCTTCGGAGTGGAGCTCGACCGGACGAGCTTCCTCGTCGAGGGGATCCGGCACGTCGAGGCCGAAGACATCCGGACGGCCCGCGAGCTCGGCTACGTCATCAAGCACATCGTCGTCGGCAAGGACCTCGGCGAGGCGCTCGACCTCCGGGCGCACCCGGCGCTCCTGCCGGACGTCCACCCGCTGGCCCACGTCCGCAACGAGTTCAACAGCGTCCTTCTCCGCGGGGACGCCGTGGACGAGATGATCTTCACCGGAAAGGG
The nucleotide sequence above comes from Planctomycetota bacterium. Encoded proteins:
- a CDS encoding sigma-70 family RNA polymerase sigma factor, producing the protein MDEQSLIQQVQEGNLEAFGRLMDLHMRRLRAVIALSAPVPHLIDEIAHETFVFAYNHIHEFQRGTSFFAWIKSIAWNLLRAEIQRFSREQANQAKYAERRVFEATPLKTPERAEREIEGLEKCLERVPPRLRQLLQMRYHLSFSTQEIAERAGQSAAWVRTTLCRLRRQLRECLEDRLLAEKS
- a CDS encoding FHA domain-containing protein; protein product: MNVLAAAPATLRLRSGPWAGQTYELRGALRIGRHPYNDVSLPDPAVSRYHCWIVRRDGEFWIEDLASANGTFVDGERVAVPRALRPGAAIRVGATEFEFTGEEA
- a CDS encoding metallophosphoesterase; translation: MSCLLYATDLHGNVAAYEELFALPAEAIVLGGDLLPHPSGAGERLPEIQRAFARDYLAAKFRSRPCFWIPGNDDLAAALAPLDGVGTPIHGRAVEFLDGLWIAGYACVPVTPFSLKDFDRYDDDGWEPARVPRSWKASGPAGWRATSPDEIRSLGTIARDLERLAALSDPAKTVYVAHTPPWGTGLDRLGDGTPVGSRALRAFLERRGPPLSLHGHIHESPGVARLGRTVAVQPGDSAARLRAVRVNLGDFSVTPLLP
- the yidD gene encoding membrane protein insertion efficiency factor YidD; this translates as MRRFLRGLTLGLLALTLALLAESFLPPRAQISVRAAAAAVRGYQALLSPLLHRAGVRCRYLPSCSAYALEALEAYGTLPGTARTLGRLSRCSPWGGVGYDPAVEPGAGSPAGPRLGAAALAAALGAAAWALRPRRASPPEPPPAS
- a CDS encoding sulfite exporter TauE/SafE family protein gives rise to the protein MIWPQIPAGVEPWVYFLCVGASVFIVGLSKAGFGGGIGIVAIPLMGAVMPPQHMLGVMLPILIAADALSNLHHLRAYEWRLLKPLFWGGAIGVATGSAAFWMLRHSNPAGFQKTLALLIGAICAAFVLLQAWGLTGRPVPTLPSHPASGVGVGCLAGFVSTLSHSAGPIVTLYLLQEKVEKRRIVGTLVFYFFLINLSKVPTFVALGTINASTLRDSVWLVPLIPLGTLSGAWLHRRVPEKPFVILLYAAALVTAGHMIGTALSRP
- a CDS encoding prolyl oligopeptidase family serine peptidase; translation: MAIWTLAALALQAEAPGFVDKTIDYKGTPTKYVIYVPKEYRPGTPHPAILFLHGAGETGTDGRKQTTVGLGPAIRQAPQKWNFIVLFPQAPPTGEVRNRWMVHEELLLAILEAARKEYSIDETRLYLTGLSMGGFGTWRLGAKHPKLFAALAPICGGGDPSEAAALKDLPIWAFHGDQDKAVPHALSVRMVEAVKAAGGNPKLTIYPGVGHNSWDKAYREENLAEWFLQHRRP
- a CDS encoding cystathionine gamma-synthase, whose product is MGYEFSTRAIHAGQPNDETTGAINVPVYQTSTFGQEAPGVHKGYVYARTGNPSRTALEECLASLEEGGKFGLAFASGMAAINNVLNLLRTGDHVVTCQDLYGGAYRIFTKLYEKFGVRFTFVDATKLENIERAFTPQTKLLWLETPSNPLLRIIDLAGAVRIAKARHALVVVDNTFASPYLQSPLKLGADIALHSTTKYINGHSDVLGGALVTADPALHEQLKFYQNAVGAVPAPWDCYLTLRGVKTLAVRMDRHCANARAIAEFLGRHPKVARVYFPGLPSHPGHDVARRQMRDFGAMVSFELKADVEEAKRFTSNVRLWTLAESLGGVKSLLCHPPTMTHASVEPEVRRQVGIADGLIRLSVGLEDVRDLVADLEQALEKVKTSAAVGVA
- a CDS encoding homoserine dehydrogenase, with amino-acid sequence MKDVRIGLLGCGTVGRGLVELIRRNRSVVADRTGVALEVRRVLVRDPSKERPVGRELVTTDAAAILEAPDIDVVVELMGGLEPARDYITRAIEARKNVVTANKALLAVSGAEIFRRAQERRVRIGFEASVCGGIPIIRAISAGLVGNRIATLVGIVNGTCNYILTRMTEEGCTFDAALAEAQKRGFAEADPTLDVEGHDAAQKLQILAEIAFGVELDRTSFLVEGIRHVEAEDIRTARELGYVIKHIVVGKDLGEALDLRAHPALLPDVHPLAHVRNEFNSVLLRGDAVDEMIFTGKGAGSLPTASAVLSDIIDIAQNGHGRGEAVWHLPAPVHRPIAADLESKYYLRFPIRDVPGVIGLIATALGNRGISISHAAATLVEGRPGCGNVKILAHRCRESALRKALEEIARLPVLTGRPVMLRIFEEG